From one Brevibacterium sp. 'Marine' genomic stretch:
- a CDS encoding N-acetylmannosamine-6-phosphate 2-epimerase: MLSKTEILEALQGRLIVSAQAYPGEPMRDPRTMAQVAASAVSGGAAAVRVQGLGDIQATRSAVEVPIIGLWKDGKDGVVITPTFQHAYAVALAGSHIVALDGTRRERPDGLSLAETVERLHEQTNALVMADCGSLDDAKAAVEAGADIIGTTLAGYTGERAKTEGPDLGLISALRRAELPALLVAEGRIHTPLHAAAAVEAGADSVVVGTAITHPTTITSWFTEAVEG, encoded by the coding sequence ATGCTGTCGAAGACCGAGATCCTCGAGGCATTGCAGGGGCGGCTCATCGTCTCCGCGCAGGCCTATCCCGGCGAGCCGATGCGCGATCCGAGAACGATGGCGCAGGTGGCGGCCTCGGCGGTCAGCGGAGGAGCGGCGGCCGTGCGGGTGCAGGGGCTCGGCGACATCCAGGCGACCCGCTCGGCCGTCGAGGTCCCGATCATCGGCCTGTGGAAGGACGGCAAGGACGGGGTCGTCATCACTCCGACCTTCCAGCACGCCTATGCGGTGGCTCTGGCCGGATCCCACATCGTCGCCCTCGACGGGACACGGCGTGAACGACCCGACGGGCTGAGCCTGGCCGAGACCGTCGAACGCCTCCATGAGCAGACGAACGCCCTGGTCATGGCCGATTGCGGCAGCCTTGACGATGCGAAGGCCGCGGTCGAGGCCGGAGCCGACATCATCGGCACGACCCTGGCCGGCTACACCGGCGAACGGGCGAAGACCGAGGGTCCCGATCTCGGACTCATCAGCGCCCTCCGACGTGCGGAACTGCCCGCGCTGCTCGTCGCCGAGGGCCGCATCCACACCCCGCTGCATGCCGCCGCCGCGGTCGAAGCCGGCGCCGACTCCGTGGTCGTGGGCACCGCGATCACGCATCCGACGACGATCACCTCATGGTTCACCGAGGCGGTCGAGGGCTGA
- a CDS encoding dihydrodipicolinate synthase family protein, translating to MTDFHGIIPPLLTPRTAHGEIDRAGLAALVDHLVAGGVHGIFVLGSSGEVPYLTNAERDLVLETALEAAAGRVPVLVGISEQTTTRVLDEADRLLAIGGDAAVVTTPFYALSDAAEVERHLRAVAAHISVPVFAYDVPVRTHMKMPLDVLVRLAEEGVIAGVKDSSGDDVGFRRLLLATKHLTDFAVFTGHEVVTDGAMLGGAAGIVPGLGNVDPAGYVRIYDAAKAGDWRAAAAEQDRVAALFDITGAATPGRVSAGAAGLGGFKTALQLMGVIDSNRMAEPMEALNADEAERVRQIVSTAGLL from the coding sequence ATGACTGACTTCCACGGCATCATCCCCCCGCTGCTGACCCCGCGCACGGCGCACGGCGAGATCGACCGGGCGGGGCTGGCCGCCCTCGTCGACCACCTCGTGGCCGGCGGAGTGCACGGAATCTTCGTGCTCGGGTCCTCCGGTGAGGTCCCGTACCTGACGAACGCCGAACGTGACCTCGTGCTCGAAACCGCGCTCGAGGCCGCCGCCGGCCGGGTGCCCGTGCTCGTGGGCATCAGCGAGCAGACGACCACCCGGGTTCTCGACGAGGCCGACCGTCTGCTGGCCATCGGCGGTGACGCCGCCGTCGTGACCACGCCGTTCTATGCCCTGTCCGACGCCGCCGAGGTGGAGCGCCACCTGCGCGCCGTCGCCGCCCATATCAGCGTGCCCGTCTTCGCCTACGACGTGCCGGTGCGCACGCATATGAAGATGCCGCTCGACGTCCTCGTCCGCCTCGCCGAGGAGGGTGTGATCGCCGGAGTCAAGGATTCCTCCGGTGATGACGTCGGATTCCGCCGTCTGCTGCTGGCGACGAAGCACCTGACCGATTTCGCCGTGTTCACCGGCCACGAGGTCGTCACCGACGGTGCGATGCTCGGCGGGGCGGCGGGCATCGTCCCCGGCCTCGGCAATGTCGACCCCGCCGGATACGTGCGCATCTATGATGCGGCGAAGGCCGGCGACTGGCGGGCAGCGGCTGCCGAACAGGACCGTGTGGCAGCCCTGTTCGACATCACCGGGGCAGCCACCCCGGGTCGCGTCTCCGCGGGTGCGGCGGGGCTCGGCGGGTTCAAGACCGCACTGCAGCTCATGGGCGTCATCGACTCGAACCGGATGGCCGAGCCGATGGAGGCGCTCAACGCCGACGAGGCCGAGCGCGTCCGCCAGATCGTCAGCACCGCAGGACTGCTGTGA
- a CDS encoding acyl-CoA dehydrogenase family protein encodes MILDGYRGTWETQETDDLRDLARGFFAKEIVPHEARFAEQKQVDRETWTRAGDAGLLCISIPEEYGGGGGTFAHEAVLLQEQGFVGDTAWGNSVHSTINAHYINAFGTEEQKRRWLPRMATGELVSAIAMTEPGTGSDLQNITTRAVRDGDEYVINGAKTFITNGSHADLVIIVARTSDEPGAKGVSLIVAEVNDLPGFSRGRVLEKVGLHGQDTRELFFEDMRVPAENVLGGVEGRGFIQLMQQLPQERLAIAVGGAATAEFAVRETVAYAKEREAFGRPILGFQNTKFVLAECATEALSVRTFIDHLTSEHIRGTLTTEQASAGKYWATDAQNRVVDRCLQVFGGYGYMVEYPIARLYADSRVQKIYGGTNEIMKELIARGL; translated from the coding sequence ATGATTCTCGACGGATACCGCGGCACCTGGGAAACCCAGGAGACCGACGACCTGCGTGATCTGGCACGCGGATTCTTCGCCAAGGAGATCGTGCCGCACGAAGCCCGCTTCGCCGAACAGAAACAGGTCGATCGCGAAACGTGGACCCGGGCCGGCGACGCCGGTCTGCTGTGCATCTCGATCCCAGAAGAATACGGCGGCGGTGGCGGCACCTTCGCCCACGAGGCGGTGCTCCTGCAGGAACAGGGGTTCGTCGGCGACACCGCCTGGGGCAACAGCGTCCACTCGACGATCAACGCCCACTACATCAATGCCTTCGGCACCGAAGAGCAGAAGCGCAGGTGGCTGCCCCGCATGGCCACCGGCGAGCTCGTCTCGGCGATCGCGATGACCGAACCGGGCACCGGCTCGGACCTGCAGAACATCACGACCCGGGCGGTGCGCGACGGCGACGAATACGTCATCAACGGCGCCAAGACCTTCATCACCAACGGGTCCCACGCCGACCTCGTCATCATCGTGGCCCGCACGAGCGACGAGCCCGGTGCGAAGGGGGTTTCGCTCATCGTGGCCGAGGTGAATGATCTGCCGGGGTTCTCCCGCGGACGTGTGCTGGAGAAGGTCGGACTGCATGGACAGGACACGCGGGAGCTGTTCTTCGAGGACATGCGCGTCCCGGCCGAGAACGTCCTCGGCGGAGTCGAGGGCCGCGGGTTCATCCAACTCATGCAGCAGCTGCCTCAGGAACGGTTGGCGATCGCCGTCGGCGGTGCCGCGACCGCGGAATTCGCCGTCCGGGAGACCGTCGCCTATGCGAAGGAGCGGGAGGCCTTCGGCAGGCCCATCCTCGGTTTCCAGAACACGAAGTTCGTCCTCGCCGAATGTGCCACCGAGGCATTGTCCGTCCGCACCTTCATCGACCATCTCACCAGCGAACACATCAGGGGAACGCTGACGACGGAGCAGGCGTCGGCCGGAAAGTACTGGGCCACGGATGCTCAGAACCGGGTCGTCGACCGCTGCCTGCAGGTATTCGGCGGCTACGGATACATGGTCGAATACCCGATTGCTCGCCTCTACGCCGATTCCCGGGTGCAGAAGATCTACGGCGGCACGAACGAAATCATGAAGGAGCTCATCGCTCGGGGTCTGTGA
- a CDS encoding TetR/AcrR family transcriptional regulator, whose protein sequence is MSVPMNVDNGTSSADAGGPSGSDLTSRARIRNAGLHQFATTGFAGTPLRAIASEAGVAIGLISHHFGSKDGLREAVEGWVVDQFAAAITGADTAAANSVADTAARDAAVARMLENNPLIVGYLRRELLEDSADRTLITRLARLSLQSVDSMRSGGVASTDRDRVDQVVTVMVRQLGRLFLQPLVDQVVDSFPTDERPAAKPELTITVRTPQD, encoded by the coding sequence ATGAGCGTGCCGATGAATGTGGACAACGGAACCAGCAGCGCCGACGCCGGCGGCCCCTCGGGGTCCGACCTCACCAGCCGGGCCCGCATCCGCAATGCGGGGCTCCACCAGTTCGCGACGACCGGCTTCGCCGGCACACCCCTGCGCGCCATCGCCTCCGAAGCCGGAGTGGCCATCGGTCTGATCTCGCATCATTTCGGCTCGAAGGACGGTCTCCGAGAAGCCGTCGAGGGCTGGGTCGTCGACCAATTCGCCGCAGCGATCACCGGTGCCGATACCGCCGCTGCGAACTCCGTCGCAGATACGGCCGCTCGCGATGCCGCGGTGGCCCGGATGCTCGAGAACAATCCGCTCATCGTCGGCTATCTGCGTCGCGAACTCCTCGAAGACTCCGCCGATCGCACTCTCATCACTCGCCTGGCCCGGCTCTCGCTGCAGAGCGTCGACTCGATGCGCTCGGGCGGCGTCGCCTCCACGGACAGGGATCGCGTCGATCAGGTCGTCACCGTCATGGTCCGCCAGCTGGGCAGACTGTTCCTTCAGCCGCTCGTCGATCAGGTCGTCGACTCATTTCCCACTGATGAGCGCCCGGCTGCCAAGCCGGAGCTGACGATCACCGTACGCACACCGCAGGACTGA
- a CDS encoding ROK family protein, which produces MTPPATVAVDVGGTKIRAGSVIDGNLAHVRSVPTPATAGAQAVLDTIAEVAAAVIAETSGARGAETGGHGSAATAGRGSAGFGGLVGGGDGSGSDFVWRIGIGAAGVIDPSSGLVVSATESLPGWAGTDLVAELSARTGLPVRVVNDVHAHALGEAAAGASRGARSCLLVAAGTGIGGGFIADGHLLTGRNSAAGHIGHVPVAAAAGLGCPCSGTGHVEAIASGPAVLETYRRLASGSGERVPGPAEPAAHEHSHNQESANPSSSSSGPNLGSDHDAAAASANSASVPANTRELAAAASAGDALAIRAFDIGARALGSALGGIVNVLSPEVVVIGGGLAEMDGIWWGPLREAFAADLIPAASGTQLVKAELGQDAALIGAAGLWNDDCGQKKETH; this is translated from the coding sequence GTGACACCGCCCGCCACCGTCGCCGTCGATGTCGGAGGCACGAAGATCCGTGCCGGCTCCGTCATCGACGGCAATCTGGCGCACGTGCGCAGCGTCCCGACGCCTGCGACCGCAGGTGCCCAGGCCGTTCTCGACACCATCGCCGAGGTGGCCGCCGCCGTCATCGCCGAGACGTCGGGTGCGCGTGGCGCCGAGACCGGCGGTCATGGCAGTGCCGCGACTGCCGGTCGTGGCAGTGCCGGATTCGGCGGTCTTGTCGGGGGCGGGGACGGCTCGGGTTCCGACTTCGTGTGGCGGATCGGCATCGGCGCGGCCGGGGTCATCGACCCGTCGAGCGGTCTCGTCGTCTCCGCGACGGAGTCCCTGCCCGGATGGGCCGGAACGGACCTGGTCGCTGAACTCTCCGCGCGCACCGGCCTTCCCGTGCGCGTCGTCAACGATGTGCACGCCCATGCCCTCGGCGAGGCCGCCGCCGGAGCCTCCCGCGGTGCTCGAAGCTGCCTGCTCGTCGCGGCGGGCACCGGAATCGGCGGCGGGTTCATCGCCGACGGGCATCTGCTCACGGGCCGGAATTCCGCAGCCGGTCATATCGGTCATGTGCCCGTCGCAGCTGCGGCCGGTCTGGGCTGCCCGTGCAGCGGCACCGGCCATGTCGAGGCCATTGCTTCGGGTCCGGCTGTTCTCGAAACCTACCGGCGCCTGGCCTCTGGCTCTGGCGAGCGCGTTCCCGGGCCGGCGGAGCCTGCGGCACACGAACATTCCCACAATCAGGAATCGGCGAATCCGTCCAGCTCCTCCTCGGGGCCAAATTTAGGATCCGATCATGATGCGGCGGCCGCCTCGGCGAACTCAGCATCCGTCCCGGCCAACACCCGAGAATTGGCGGCGGCCGCCTCGGCGGGGGATGCTCTAGCAATCCGCGCCTTCGACATCGGGGCACGTGCCCTCGGATCGGCACTCGGCGGGATCGTCAATGTCCTCTCCCCCGAGGTCGTCGTCATCGGCGGCGGACTCGCCGAGATGGACGGCATCTGGTGGGGACCCCTCCGGGAGGCCTTCGCCGCGGACCTCATCCCCGCCGCCTCCGGAACTCAGCTCGTGAAGGCAGAATTGGGACAGGATGCCGCGCTCATCGGCGCCGCCGGCCTGTGGAATGACGACTGCGGCCAGAAGAAGGAGACTCACTGA
- a CDS encoding sodium:solute symporter: MDAPGLGGLNWAVIIIYLLATLGIAVWFTRRAGRGKDAFFKAEGRIPAWAAGFSIYATTLSAITYMSTPEQAFLADWSYAAGNIAIFAIVPLLVIFYIPFFRKLDVTTAYEYLEERFGPSIRVLGSVLFVLFHIGRVAIVIYLPTLAISSVTDINPAVVAGAVGVLSVVYTFLGGIEGVIWSDVVQGIILLVGAAVILVFGIMAIDGGLGTVAADAAADDKFISADNWKFGGAAAAIPIVFLGSVFNNLHQYTASQDVVQRYQTTDSPKSTARSLIVNGFLALLTIPLFYGIGTVLFSFYRHAESLPEGFNTSALVPYFAVTALPAGISGLLIAAIFAAAQSTISSSLNSISACVTVDIRDRFFPSKDGAPRTGVGFSRAVIVIVGALSVGVALYLSATDQAQTWDLFLSITGLFGVPLAGVFALGIFTKRANTSGVLAGLLLGAALAWIVQDTAGLSPFAVSTVAFIGAMVFGYLISLLTGTMQRGRSDHDVLPLTIFGKRSAYTRRVPTEPARAVAASAASSRAVSAAASPAVSADSAPTIGSDPTEPGAASASNDKNDK; this comes from the coding sequence ATGGACGCTCCGGGACTCGGCGGCCTCAACTGGGCCGTGATCATCATCTACCTCTTGGCCACTCTCGGCATCGCGGTCTGGTTCACCCGCCGGGCAGGCAGAGGCAAGGACGCCTTCTTCAAGGCCGAAGGGCGGATCCCGGCTTGGGCGGCGGGCTTCTCCATCTACGCGACGACGCTGTCGGCGATCACCTACATGTCCACGCCCGAGCAGGCGTTCCTCGCCGATTGGTCCTATGCGGCCGGCAACATCGCGATCTTCGCGATCGTCCCGCTGCTCGTGATCTTCTACATCCCGTTCTTCCGCAAGCTCGACGTCACCACGGCGTACGAGTACCTCGAGGAGCGCTTCGGCCCGAGCATCCGCGTGCTCGGCTCGGTTCTCTTCGTCCTCTTCCACATCGGCCGCGTCGCCATCGTCATCTATCTGCCGACGCTGGCCATCAGCTCGGTCACCGACATCAACCCGGCCGTCGTCGCCGGAGCCGTCGGCGTGCTCTCGGTCGTCTACACCTTCCTCGGCGGCATCGAGGGTGTCATCTGGTCCGATGTCGTCCAGGGCATCATCCTCCTCGTCGGTGCCGCGGTCATCCTCGTCTTCGGCATCATGGCCATCGACGGCGGGCTCGGCACGGTCGCCGCCGACGCTGCGGCCGATGACAAGTTCATCTCCGCCGACAACTGGAAGTTCGGCGGAGCGGCAGCGGCCATCCCGATCGTCTTCCTCGGTTCGGTCTTCAACAACCTGCACCAGTACACGGCCAGCCAGGACGTCGTCCAGCGCTACCAGACCACGGACTCGCCGAAGTCGACGGCGCGTTCGCTCATCGTCAACGGCTTCCTCGCCCTGCTGACGATCCCGCTGTTCTACGGCATCGGCACCGTCCTCTTCAGCTTCTACCGGCACGCGGAGTCGCTGCCGGAGGGCTTCAACACCTCGGCGCTCGTGCCGTACTTCGCGGTCACCGCGCTGCCGGCCGGCATCTCGGGTCTGCTCATCGCCGCGATCTTCGCCGCTGCGCAGTCGACGATCTCGTCGAGCCTCAACTCGATCTCGGCCTGCGTGACCGTCGACATCCGCGACCGCTTCTTCCCGTCGAAGGACGGAGCGCCTCGCACCGGGGTCGGCTTCTCCCGCGCCGTCATCGTCATCGTCGGCGCCCTGTCCGTCGGCGTCGCGCTCTACCTCTCGGCGACCGATCAGGCCCAGACCTGGGACCTGTTCCTGTCGATCACCGGGCTCTTCGGCGTCCCGCTGGCCGGCGTCTTCGCCCTCGGGATCTTCACGAAGCGGGCGAACACCTCGGGCGTGCTGGCAGGTCTCCTGCTCGGTGCCGCACTGGCCTGGATCGTCCAGGACACGGCCGGGCTCTCGCCGTTTGCCGTCTCCACCGTCGCATTCATCGGCGCCATGGTCTTCGGCTACCTCATCTCCCTGCTCACCGGGACGATGCAGCGCGGCCGCAGCGACCACGATGTGCTGCCGCTGACGATCTTCGGCAAGCGCTCGGCCTACACTCGCCGAGTCCCCACCGAACCCGCTCGGGCGGTCGCCGCATCCGCGGCCTCCTCCCGTGCGGTCTCCGCGGCCGCCTCCCCCGCGGTCTCCGCCGACTCAGCCCCGACGATCGGATCGGATCCGACCGAGCCCGGGGCCGCCTCGGCGAGCAATGACAAGAACGACAAGTAA
- a CDS encoding MFS transporter, whose amino-acid sequence MGNVSETVMTAEQRKILAVMLVPMFMSLLSVSIVNVILPDMQRSIGASNSAIQWVLSGYTLAFGVLLVAAGRAGDLFGRGRLFVIGVSVFALGSLISGLSPDPLVLNIARVVMGLGSGLLSPQGVGMLQQYFHGKVRGRAFGMFGTIVGVSVGIGPVLGGGLIAVLGDEWGWRSAFLINVPIALTAIILGRFWLPKSAWIGTGTESASQGRRRADFDPIGLVLLGVGTLLVMLPFLERGAGAWIYALVPVGVAVVWLWVRWENRYSRRGGSPMVDMQLFRTRSFAYGASLTSMYFVGMPGIWVIVALYLQNGLGFPALHAGLIGLPSALLSAIAAQAAGRVVLTFGRKMVVLGVAIGLTGVVASALLVLAHGAWGISIWWLLLTLGITGLGQGMAISPNQTLTLAEVPVEYAGSSGGVMQTGQRVGTAIGIAVVTAVFFVVQPLAGYGAAIVAGFGFIALVIVFAGIIGLVDLARGRAKARQEGQPVSS is encoded by the coding sequence ATGGGTAATGTTTCCGAGACAGTCATGACGGCAGAGCAGCGCAAGATCCTGGCGGTGATGCTCGTCCCGATGTTCATGTCGCTGCTGAGCGTCTCGATCGTCAATGTCATCCTCCCCGACATGCAGCGCTCGATCGGCGCCTCGAACTCGGCGATCCAGTGGGTTCTGTCGGGCTATACGCTCGCCTTCGGCGTGCTCCTCGTCGCCGCCGGCCGAGCCGGCGACCTCTTCGGGCGTGGTCGGCTCTTCGTCATCGGCGTCAGTGTCTTCGCCCTCGGCTCCCTCATCTCGGGACTGTCCCCGGACCCGCTCGTGCTCAACATCGCCCGTGTCGTCATGGGCCTCGGCTCCGGCCTGCTCAGCCCCCAGGGCGTGGGGATGCTCCAGCAGTACTTCCACGGCAAGGTGCGCGGTCGCGCCTTCGGAATGTTCGGCACGATCGTCGGGGTCTCCGTGGGCATCGGCCCCGTCCTCGGCGGTGGACTCATCGCTGTCCTCGGCGACGAATGGGGATGGCGATCGGCGTTCCTCATCAACGTGCCGATCGCCCTGACCGCGATCATCCTCGGCCGGTTCTGGCTGCCCAAGAGCGCCTGGATCGGCACCGGCACCGAGTCCGCCTCGCAGGGCCGACGTCGGGCCGACTTCGACCCGATCGGACTCGTGCTGCTCGGCGTGGGCACGCTGCTGGTCATGCTGCCCTTCCTCGAACGCGGCGCAGGGGCGTGGATCTACGCCCTCGTCCCGGTCGGCGTCGCCGTCGTCTGGCTGTGGGTGCGGTGGGAGAACCGGTACTCCCGCCGAGGCGGATCACCGATGGTCGACATGCAGCTGTTCCGGACGCGCAGCTTCGCCTACGGGGCGTCGCTGACGTCCATGTATTTCGTCGGCATGCCCGGCATCTGGGTCATCGTGGCGCTCTACCTGCAGAACGGTCTCGGGTTCCCCGCCCTCCACGCCGGCCTCATCGGTCTGCCCTCGGCGCTGCTCTCGGCCATCGCCGCACAGGCGGCCGGCCGTGTCGTGCTCACCTTCGGACGGAAGATGGTCGTCCTCGGGGTGGCGATCGGTCTGACCGGGGTCGTCGCCTCGGCGCTGCTGGTGCTGGCGCATGGGGCCTGGGGAATCAGCATCTGGTGGCTGCTGCTGACGCTCGGGATCACCGGCCTCGGACAGGGAATGGCGATCAGCCCGAACCAGACGCTCACTCTGGCCGAGGTGCCCGTCGAGTACGCGGGCAGCTCCGGCGGCGTGATGCAGACCGGGCAGCGGGTGGGCACGGCCATCGGCATTGCGGTCGTCACCGCCGTGTTCTTCGTCGTCCAGCCTCTGGCCGGCTACGGCGCTGCCATCGTTGCGGGTTTCGGGTTCATCGCGCTCGTCATCGTCTTCGCCGGAATCATCGGACTGGTCGATCTCGCCCGCGGTCGGGCCAAGGCCCGGCAGGAGGGGCAGCCGGTCAGCAGCTGA
- a CDS encoding helix-turn-helix transcriptional regulator gives MRTLDHPSRGEMRLDAVLAALADPVRRTVACKLNDAFDDHACATFELPVSKSTATYHFRTLREAGVIRQEYEGTKIMNTLRKDDLDARFPGLLDAVFAAQYIERAEATAPDPQA, from the coding sequence ATGCGCACACTCGACCACCCCAGCAGGGGCGAGATGAGACTCGACGCGGTTCTGGCCGCGCTGGCCGACCCGGTCCGTCGGACCGTTGCCTGCAAGCTCAACGACGCATTCGACGATCATGCGTGTGCGACCTTCGAGCTGCCGGTGTCGAAGTCGACGGCGACGTACCACTTCCGCACCCTGCGCGAAGCCGGCGTCATCCGCCAGGAGTACGAGGGCACGAAGATCATGAATACCCTGCGCAAGGATGACCTCGACGCTCGCTTCCCCGGCCTCCTCGACGCCGTATTCGCAGCCCAGTACATCGAACGCGCCGAGGCGACCGCCCCCGATCCTCAAGCCTGA
- a CDS encoding DUF3151 domain-containing protein: MTQPIGNPSHIGNLDASQLGPQPTYLPDDHPDVDARKRIDAGEEPIDVAAALPASSLAWAELAEEAHQEGRLVDAYAYARVGYHRGLDALRAAGWRGAGPIPYSHEVNRGFLRALYALGRAAGAIGEGEEAARIEEFLHSSDPTAVDAIGRGE; encoded by the coding sequence ATGACCCAGCCCATCGGCAACCCATCGCATATCGGCAATCTGGATGCCAGCCAGCTCGGCCCGCAGCCGACCTACCTGCCGGACGACCACCCGGACGTCGACGCTCGCAAGCGCATCGACGCAGGTGAAGAGCCCATCGACGTGGCAGCCGCACTGCCGGCTTCCTCGTTGGCTTGGGCGGAACTCGCCGAGGAAGCGCACCAGGAGGGCCGCCTCGTCGACGCCTATGCCTACGCCCGCGTCGGCTACCACCGCGGACTCGACGCCCTGCGTGCCGCCGGATGGCGCGGTGCCGGCCCGATCCCGTACTCGCACGAAGTCAACCGCGGATTCCTCCGCGCGCTCTACGCTCTCGGCCGTGCCGCCGGAGCGATCGGCGAAGGCGAAGAGGCCGCGCGCATCGAGGAGTTCCTGCACTCCTCCGACCCGACAGCCGTGGACGCCATCGGCCGCGGGGAGTAA
- a CDS encoding CoA transferase — MTAPQPLAGITVISLAVNLPGPLAAARLHSIGARVIKVEPPVGDPLNLLYPDYYQELTAGQEIRTIDLKDGAGAEQLKALLAEADLLLTSMRPRAAAALGLPELVDEYGLVHVEIVGFAGDRADVPGHDLTYQAAHSTLLPGTMPTVPVADVLGGEHAALQALAGLRALEARRDAGQDAGQRTGGVVRRVVLDEAAEWAAGPARHGMSTPGGHLGGGLPVYRTYPTADGHVAVACLEPHFAKALGSLLGSEHEELERVFAAEPTAHWVAFAAEHELPIEPVALV; from the coding sequence ATGACTGCCCCTCAACCGCTCGCCGGAATCACGGTGATCTCGCTTGCCGTCAATCTTCCCGGACCATTGGCGGCCGCACGCCTGCACTCGATCGGCGCCCGGGTGATCAAGGTCGAGCCGCCCGTCGGCGATCCCCTCAACCTGCTGTACCCCGACTACTACCAGGAGCTCACCGCCGGGCAGGAGATCCGCACCATCGACCTCAAGGACGGAGCGGGAGCGGAACAGCTCAAAGCACTTCTGGCCGAGGCCGATCTGCTGCTCACCTCGATGCGTCCGCGCGCGGCAGCGGCGCTCGGCCTGCCGGAACTCGTCGACGAGTACGGACTGGTCCACGTCGAGATCGTCGGATTCGCCGGCGACCGTGCCGACGTCCCCGGTCACGACCTCACCTACCAGGCCGCTCACTCCACCCTCCTGCCCGGAACCATGCCCACGGTGCCCGTCGCCGATGTCCTCGGCGGGGAGCACGCCGCACTCCAGGCCCTGGCGGGGCTGCGTGCACTCGAGGCCCGACGCGATGCCGGTCAAGACGCCGGTCAGCGCACCGGCGGAGTCGTCCGGCGGGTCGTCCTCGATGAGGCGGCCGAATGGGCGGCAGGGCCGGCGCGGCACGGAATGAGCACACCGGGAGGCCACCTCGGCGGGGGTCTGCCGGTCTACCGCACCTATCCCACGGCCGACGGGCACGTTGCCGTGGCGTGTCTCGAACCGCACTTCGCGAAGGCGCTGGGGTCTCTCCTCGGGTCGGAGCACGAAGAGCTCGAGCGGGTCTTCGCAGCCGAGCCGACGGCGCACTGGGTCGCCTTCGCCGCGGAACACGAACTGCCGATCGAGCCGGTCGCCCTCGTGTGA
- a CDS encoding glycosyltransferase family 2 protein, with translation MSKVLEILTPEGLPPLNEKSGVSFIMPVLNEAEHIEQAITTILAQEYAGDKEIVLALGPSTDDTNAIIASMAARDSRIQTVDNPQAATPIGLNLAIAATRHPVIIRVDAHSGLRPDYTKQAIDTLRATKAANCGGLMLARGTTSFQKAVARAYMSPVGLGGPAYHSGDEAQEAESAYLGVYRREVFDHLGGFDEGIKRGQDWELNLRIRTAGGRIWFNPDMEVTYWPRGTWAKIAQQFWATGIWRAELIRRYGSQNSLRYFAPPLLVLGMSAAVIETLLQLTGTTKRWPKFLRRFTSLIHVPSFGYISGILATASAAKDCGRRERFWFGIVLPTMHLCWGAGFLRGLVTGAGSTKDSSR, from the coding sequence GTGTCGAAAGTACTTGAGATCCTGACCCCGGAGGGCCTTCCGCCGCTTAACGAGAAGTCCGGTGTCTCCTTCATCATGCCGGTCCTCAACGAGGCCGAGCACATCGAGCAGGCGATCACCACGATCCTCGCGCAGGAGTATGCCGGCGACAAAGAGATCGTGCTCGCTCTCGGTCCCTCGACCGACGATACGAATGCCATCATCGCATCGATGGCCGCGCGCGACTCACGGATCCAGACGGTCGACAATCCGCAGGCCGCGACCCCGATCGGGCTCAACCTCGCCATCGCCGCGACCCGGCACCCCGTGATCATCCGCGTCGACGCGCACTCCGGACTTAGGCCCGACTACACCAAGCAGGCCATCGACACTCTGCGCGCGACGAAGGCCGCGAACTGCGGCGGGCTCATGCTCGCCCGTGGCACAACCTCCTTCCAGAAAGCCGTGGCGCGGGCCTATATGTCCCCGGTCGGCCTCGGCGGCCCCGCGTACCACTCCGGCGACGAGGCGCAGGAAGCCGAATCGGCCTACCTCGGCGTCTATCGTCGGGAAGTGTTCGACCACCTCGGCGGGTTCGACGAAGGCATCAAACGCGGTCAGGACTGGGAGCTCAACCTGCGCATCCGCACCGCGGGCGGCCGCATCTGGTTCAACCCCGACATGGAAGTCACCTATTGGCCGCGCGGCACCTGGGCGAAGATCGCGCAGCAGTTCTGGGCCACCGGAATCTGGCGGGCCGAACTCATCCGCCGCTACGGATCGCAGAACTCGCTGCGCTACTTCGCCCCGCCGCTGCTCGTGCTCGGCATGAGCGCGGCCGTGATCGAGACCCTGCTCCAACTGACGGGCACGACGAAGCGGTGGCCGAAGTTCCTCCGTCGGTTCACTTCGCTCATCCACGTGCCGAGCTTCGGCTACATCTCCGGAATCCTGGCCACCGCCTCGGCGGCGAAGGACTGCGGACGACGTGAGCGGTTCTGGTTCGGCATCGTCCTGCCGACCATGCACCTGTGCTGGGGTGCCGGGTTCCTCCGGGGACTCGTCACCGGGGCCGGATCGACGAAGGACAGCAGCCGATGA